In Aquila chrysaetos chrysaetos chromosome 10, bAquChr1.4, whole genome shotgun sequence, the following proteins share a genomic window:
- the KLHL30 gene encoding kelch-like protein 30 isoform X2, with the protein MPPKNSVFPRLGWIPCRAGVSLPGAGTAATSLLVGRLEVCKAQGPAAIPSTMLRNVDDFDFCLPSHAQGVLEGLQRLRANPKLADVTLVAGGREFPCHRGVLALCSHYFHAMFSGDFAESIAARVELKEVDPGALEMLLDFAYTGKVTINQGNVEGLMRTSSQLHFPTIQKVCSRYLRQQMDATNCLGICEFGESHGCPEVSSKAWSFLQENFEAVSLQEEFLQLSKERLATYLSNNLLQVQEEQSLAEAVLRWVRHDPGPRAQFLPELLELAHLVSLPDQYLQNLLATEPLVRDSDASKALVARCRAMGQSDASAQKNPLTPLQKLEEVLVVVGGHVLEEAEDEDRGLEMPSTPRNFAFYNPKSRQWMALPDFPDYNKWGFSLVALNNDVYVTGTTVDAVEVECYDPYNKSWCAISPALKYVSNFAAASCLGKLYLVGSCAVKYNALTLQCYNPVQDLWSVITSPFIPKYLSAPRCATLRGLIYLIGDNTKKVYVYNPEANIWQKVQLLHTLHENGGMVPLGDQLFVTGGHWKGMDGDYRVEMEVYDCAKDLWTREGSLPCLWLFHSSSSIFLDTSKWTEAFQGAHGW; encoded by the exons ATGCCGCCTAAAAATAGCGTGTTCCCCCGTCTCGGCTGGATCCCGTGTCGCGCCGGAGTGTCCCTCCCCGGTGCCGGGACAGCGGCCACTTCCCTCCTGGTGGGCCGGCTGGAGGTCTGCAAAGCCCAG GGCCCCGCGGCCATCCCCAGCACCATGCTGAGGAACGTGGACGACTTTGACTTCTGCCTGCCTTCGCACGCCCAGGGTGTGCTGGAGGGCTTGCAGCGGCTGCGTGCCAACCCCAAACTGGCGGATGTGACGCTGGTGGCAGGCGGGCGGGAGTTCCCCTGCCACCGCGGGGTCCTGGCCCTCTGCAGCCACTACTTCCATGCCATGTTCTCTGGCGACTTCGCCGAGAGCATCGCCGCACGGGTGGAGCTGAAGGAGGTGGACCCTGGCGCGCTGGAGATGCTGCTCGACTTCGCCTACACCGGGAAGGTCACCATCAACCAGGGCAACGTGGAGGGGCTGATGCGGACCTCCAGCCAGCTCCACTTCCCCACTATCCAGAAGGTCTGCAGCCGCTACCTCCGGCAGCAGATGGATGCCACCAACTGCCTAGGTATCTGCGAGTTCGGTGAGAGCCACGGCTGCCCCGAGGTCTCCTCCAAGGCCTGGTCTTTCTTGCAGGAGAACTTTGAAGCTGTCTCTCTGCAGGAGGAGTTCCTCCAACTCTCCAAGGAGAGGTTGGCCACCTACCTCTCCAACAACCTGCTGCAggtgcaggaggagcagagcctggctgagGCCGTGCTGCGCTGGGTACGCCACGACCCGGGGCCCCGAGCCCAGTTCCTGCCcgagctgctggagctggcccACCTCGTCTCGCTGCCTGATCAGTACCTGCAGAACCTGCTTGCCACTGAACCCCTCGTCCGTGACTCGGATGCCAGCAAGGCCCTAGTTGCCCGATGCCGTGCCATG GGGCAGAGCGATGCCAGTGCCCAGAAGAACCCCCTGACGCCACTGCAGAAGCTGGAGGAGGTGCTGGTAGTGGTTGGCGGCCATGTGCTGGAGGAGGCCGAGGATGAGGACAGGGGGCTGGAGATGCCGTCCACCCCCAGGAACTTCGCCTTCTACAACCCCAAAAGCA GGCAATGGATGGCTCTGCCCGACTTCCCTGATTACAACAAATGGGGCTTTTCCCTGGTGGCTCTGAACAATGATGTATACGTCACAG GGACGACAGTAGACGCAGTGGAGGTGGAATGCTACGACCCCTACAACAAGAGCTGGTGTGCCATCAGCCCAGCCCTCAAGTACGTGAGCAATTTTGCGGCCGCCAGCTGCTTGGGCAAGCTCTACCTGGTGGGCTCCTGCGCTGTCAAGTACAACGCGCTCACCCTGCAGTGCTACAACCCTGTCCAAG ATTTGTGGAGTGTGATCACTTCCCCCTTCATCCCCAAGTACCTCTCGGCCCCACGCTGTGCCACCCTGCGTGGGCTCATCTACCTCATTGGGGACAACACCAAGAAGGTCTACGTATACAACCCAGAGGCCAACATCTGGCAGAAG GTGCAGCTCCTGCACACGCTTCATGAGAACGGCGGGATGGTACCACTGGGCGACCAGCTCTTTGTCACTGGTGGCCACTGGAAGGGCATGGACGGGGACTACCGGGTGGAGATGGAGGTGTATGACTGCGCCAAGGACCTCTGGACACGGGAgggctccctgccctgcctctggCTCTTCCACAGCTCCTCCTCCATCTTCCTGGACACCTCCAAGTGGACGGAGGCTTTCCAGGGTGCCCATGGGTGGTAG
- the KLHL30 gene encoding kelch-like protein 30 isoform X4: MPPKNSVFPRLGWIPCRAGVSLPGAGTAATSLLVGRLEVCKAQGPAAIPSTMLRNVDDFDFCLPSHAQGVLEGLQRLRANPKLADVTLVAGGREFPCHRGVLALCSHYFHAMFSGDFAESIAARVELKEVDPGALEMLLDFAYTGKVTINQGNVEGLMRTSSQLHFPTIQKVCSRYLRQQMDATNCLGICEFGESHGCPEVSSKAWSFLQENFEAVSLQEEFLQLSKERLATYLSNNLLQVQEEQSLAEAVLRWVRHDPGPRAQFLPELLELAHLVSLPDQYLQNLLATEPLVRDSDASKALVARCRAMGQSDASAQKNPLTPLQKLEEVLVVVGGHVLEEAEDEDRGLEMPSTPRNFAFYNPKSRQWMALPDFPDYNKWGFSLVALNNDVYVTGGSRGSQNDTWSTTQAWCFCPRDGAWKRIASMLKARTNHTSAILNGEIYVIGGTTVDAVEVECYDPYNKSWCAISPALKYVSNFAAASCLGKLYLVGSCAVKYNALTLQCYNPVQAAASRAEVGTCC, from the exons ATGCCGCCTAAAAATAGCGTGTTCCCCCGTCTCGGCTGGATCCCGTGTCGCGCCGGAGTGTCCCTCCCCGGTGCCGGGACAGCGGCCACTTCCCTCCTGGTGGGCCGGCTGGAGGTCTGCAAAGCCCAG GGCCCCGCGGCCATCCCCAGCACCATGCTGAGGAACGTGGACGACTTTGACTTCTGCCTGCCTTCGCACGCCCAGGGTGTGCTGGAGGGCTTGCAGCGGCTGCGTGCCAACCCCAAACTGGCGGATGTGACGCTGGTGGCAGGCGGGCGGGAGTTCCCCTGCCACCGCGGGGTCCTGGCCCTCTGCAGCCACTACTTCCATGCCATGTTCTCTGGCGACTTCGCCGAGAGCATCGCCGCACGGGTGGAGCTGAAGGAGGTGGACCCTGGCGCGCTGGAGATGCTGCTCGACTTCGCCTACACCGGGAAGGTCACCATCAACCAGGGCAACGTGGAGGGGCTGATGCGGACCTCCAGCCAGCTCCACTTCCCCACTATCCAGAAGGTCTGCAGCCGCTACCTCCGGCAGCAGATGGATGCCACCAACTGCCTAGGTATCTGCGAGTTCGGTGAGAGCCACGGCTGCCCCGAGGTCTCCTCCAAGGCCTGGTCTTTCTTGCAGGAGAACTTTGAAGCTGTCTCTCTGCAGGAGGAGTTCCTCCAACTCTCCAAGGAGAGGTTGGCCACCTACCTCTCCAACAACCTGCTGCAggtgcaggaggagcagagcctggctgagGCCGTGCTGCGCTGGGTACGCCACGACCCGGGGCCCCGAGCCCAGTTCCTGCCcgagctgctggagctggcccACCTCGTCTCGCTGCCTGATCAGTACCTGCAGAACCTGCTTGCCACTGAACCCCTCGTCCGTGACTCGGATGCCAGCAAGGCCCTAGTTGCCCGATGCCGTGCCATG GGGCAGAGCGATGCCAGTGCCCAGAAGAACCCCCTGACGCCACTGCAGAAGCTGGAGGAGGTGCTGGTAGTGGTTGGCGGCCATGTGCTGGAGGAGGCCGAGGATGAGGACAGGGGGCTGGAGATGCCGTCCACCCCCAGGAACTTCGCCTTCTACAACCCCAAAAGCA GGCAATGGATGGCTCTGCCCGACTTCCCTGATTACAACAAATGGGGCTTTTCCCTGGTGGCTCTGAACAATGATGTATACGTCACAG GCGGCTCCCGGGGGTCCCAGAATGACACGTGGTCAACGACCCAGGCCTGGTGCTTCTGCCCAAGGGATGGTGCCTGGAAGCGCATCGCTTCCATGCTGAAAGCCCGGACAAACCACACCAGCGCCATCCTCAATGGAGAGATCTATGTCATTGGGG GGACGACAGTAGACGCAGTGGAGGTGGAATGCTACGACCCCTACAACAAGAGCTGGTGTGCCATCAGCCCAGCCCTCAAGTACGTGAGCAATTTTGCGGCCGCCAGCTGCTTGGGCAAGCTCTACCTGGTGGGCTCCTGCGCTGTCAAGTACAACGCGCTCACCCTGCAGTGCTACAACCCTGTCCAAG CAGCTGCATCAAGAGCCGAGGTTGGGACGTGCTGCTGA
- the KLHL30 gene encoding kelch-like protein 30 isoform X3: MPPKNSVFPRLGWIPCRAGVSLPGAGTAATSLLVGRLEVCKAQGPAAIPSTMLRNVDDFDFCLPSHAQGVLEGLQRLRANPKLADVTLVAGGREFPCHRGVLALCSHYFHAMFSGDFAESIAARVELKEVDPGALEMLLDFAYTGKVTINQGNVEGLMRTSSQLHFPTIQKVCSRYLRQQMDATNCLGICEFGESHGCPEVSSKAWSFLQENFEAVSLQEEFLQLSKERLATYLSNNLLQVQEEQSLAEAVLRWVRHDPGPRAQFLPELLELAHLVSLPDQYLQNLLATEPLVRDSDASKALVARCRAMGQSDASAQKNPLTPLQKLEEVLVVVGGHVLEEAEDEDRGLEMPSTPRNFAFYNPKSRQWMALPDFPDYNKWGFSLVALNNDVYVTGGSRGSQNDTWSTTQAWCFCPRDGAWKRIASMLKARTNHTSAILNGEIYVIGGTTVDAVEVECYDPYNKSWCAISPALNSCIKSRGWDVLLTAAPCRFVECDHFPLHPQVPLGPTLCHPAWAHLPHWGQHQEGLRIQPRGQHLAEGAAPAHAS; encoded by the exons ATGCCGCCTAAAAATAGCGTGTTCCCCCGTCTCGGCTGGATCCCGTGTCGCGCCGGAGTGTCCCTCCCCGGTGCCGGGACAGCGGCCACTTCCCTCCTGGTGGGCCGGCTGGAGGTCTGCAAAGCCCAG GGCCCCGCGGCCATCCCCAGCACCATGCTGAGGAACGTGGACGACTTTGACTTCTGCCTGCCTTCGCACGCCCAGGGTGTGCTGGAGGGCTTGCAGCGGCTGCGTGCCAACCCCAAACTGGCGGATGTGACGCTGGTGGCAGGCGGGCGGGAGTTCCCCTGCCACCGCGGGGTCCTGGCCCTCTGCAGCCACTACTTCCATGCCATGTTCTCTGGCGACTTCGCCGAGAGCATCGCCGCACGGGTGGAGCTGAAGGAGGTGGACCCTGGCGCGCTGGAGATGCTGCTCGACTTCGCCTACACCGGGAAGGTCACCATCAACCAGGGCAACGTGGAGGGGCTGATGCGGACCTCCAGCCAGCTCCACTTCCCCACTATCCAGAAGGTCTGCAGCCGCTACCTCCGGCAGCAGATGGATGCCACCAACTGCCTAGGTATCTGCGAGTTCGGTGAGAGCCACGGCTGCCCCGAGGTCTCCTCCAAGGCCTGGTCTTTCTTGCAGGAGAACTTTGAAGCTGTCTCTCTGCAGGAGGAGTTCCTCCAACTCTCCAAGGAGAGGTTGGCCACCTACCTCTCCAACAACCTGCTGCAggtgcaggaggagcagagcctggctgagGCCGTGCTGCGCTGGGTACGCCACGACCCGGGGCCCCGAGCCCAGTTCCTGCCcgagctgctggagctggcccACCTCGTCTCGCTGCCTGATCAGTACCTGCAGAACCTGCTTGCCACTGAACCCCTCGTCCGTGACTCGGATGCCAGCAAGGCCCTAGTTGCCCGATGCCGTGCCATG GGGCAGAGCGATGCCAGTGCCCAGAAGAACCCCCTGACGCCACTGCAGAAGCTGGAGGAGGTGCTGGTAGTGGTTGGCGGCCATGTGCTGGAGGAGGCCGAGGATGAGGACAGGGGGCTGGAGATGCCGTCCACCCCCAGGAACTTCGCCTTCTACAACCCCAAAAGCA GGCAATGGATGGCTCTGCCCGACTTCCCTGATTACAACAAATGGGGCTTTTCCCTGGTGGCTCTGAACAATGATGTATACGTCACAG GCGGCTCCCGGGGGTCCCAGAATGACACGTGGTCAACGACCCAGGCCTGGTGCTTCTGCCCAAGGGATGGTGCCTGGAAGCGCATCGCTTCCATGCTGAAAGCCCGGACAAACCACACCAGCGCCATCCTCAATGGAGAGATCTATGTCATTGGGG GGACGACAGTAGACGCAGTGGAGGTGGAATGCTACGACCCCTACAACAAGAGCTGGTGTGCCATCAGCCCAGCCCTCAA CAGCTGCATCAAGAGCCGAGGTTGGGACGTGCTGCTGACGGCTGCTCCTTGCAGATTTGTGGAGTGTGATCACTTCCCCCTTCATCCCCAAGTACCTCTCGGCCCCACGCTGTGCCACCCTGCGTGGGCTCATCTACCTCATTGGGGACAACACCAAGAAGGTCTACGTATACAACCCAGAGGCCAACATCTGGCAGAAG GTGCAGCTCCTGCACACGCTTCATGA
- the KLHL30 gene encoding kelch-like protein 30 isoform X1, whose translation MPPKNSVFPRLGWIPCRAGVSLPGAGTAATSLLVGRLEVCKAQGPAAIPSTMLRNVDDFDFCLPSHAQGVLEGLQRLRANPKLADVTLVAGGREFPCHRGVLALCSHYFHAMFSGDFAESIAARVELKEVDPGALEMLLDFAYTGKVTINQGNVEGLMRTSSQLHFPTIQKVCSRYLRQQMDATNCLGICEFGESHGCPEVSSKAWSFLQENFEAVSLQEEFLQLSKERLATYLSNNLLQVQEEQSLAEAVLRWVRHDPGPRAQFLPELLELAHLVSLPDQYLQNLLATEPLVRDSDASKALVARCRAMGQSDASAQKNPLTPLQKLEEVLVVVGGHVLEEAEDEDRGLEMPSTPRNFAFYNPKSRQWMALPDFPDYNKWGFSLVALNNDVYVTGGSRGSQNDTWSTTQAWCFCPRDGAWKRIASMLKARTNHTSAILNGEIYVIGGTTVDAVEVECYDPYNKSWCAISPALKYVSNFAAASCLGKLYLVGSCAVKYNALTLQCYNPVQAAGSAMLFSVASSCIKSRGWDVLLTAAPCRFVECDHFPLHPQVPLGPTLCHPAWAHLPHWGQHQEGLRIQPRGQHLAEGAAPAHAS comes from the exons ATGCCGCCTAAAAATAGCGTGTTCCCCCGTCTCGGCTGGATCCCGTGTCGCGCCGGAGTGTCCCTCCCCGGTGCCGGGACAGCGGCCACTTCCCTCCTGGTGGGCCGGCTGGAGGTCTGCAAAGCCCAG GGCCCCGCGGCCATCCCCAGCACCATGCTGAGGAACGTGGACGACTTTGACTTCTGCCTGCCTTCGCACGCCCAGGGTGTGCTGGAGGGCTTGCAGCGGCTGCGTGCCAACCCCAAACTGGCGGATGTGACGCTGGTGGCAGGCGGGCGGGAGTTCCCCTGCCACCGCGGGGTCCTGGCCCTCTGCAGCCACTACTTCCATGCCATGTTCTCTGGCGACTTCGCCGAGAGCATCGCCGCACGGGTGGAGCTGAAGGAGGTGGACCCTGGCGCGCTGGAGATGCTGCTCGACTTCGCCTACACCGGGAAGGTCACCATCAACCAGGGCAACGTGGAGGGGCTGATGCGGACCTCCAGCCAGCTCCACTTCCCCACTATCCAGAAGGTCTGCAGCCGCTACCTCCGGCAGCAGATGGATGCCACCAACTGCCTAGGTATCTGCGAGTTCGGTGAGAGCCACGGCTGCCCCGAGGTCTCCTCCAAGGCCTGGTCTTTCTTGCAGGAGAACTTTGAAGCTGTCTCTCTGCAGGAGGAGTTCCTCCAACTCTCCAAGGAGAGGTTGGCCACCTACCTCTCCAACAACCTGCTGCAggtgcaggaggagcagagcctggctgagGCCGTGCTGCGCTGGGTACGCCACGACCCGGGGCCCCGAGCCCAGTTCCTGCCcgagctgctggagctggcccACCTCGTCTCGCTGCCTGATCAGTACCTGCAGAACCTGCTTGCCACTGAACCCCTCGTCCGTGACTCGGATGCCAGCAAGGCCCTAGTTGCCCGATGCCGTGCCATG GGGCAGAGCGATGCCAGTGCCCAGAAGAACCCCCTGACGCCACTGCAGAAGCTGGAGGAGGTGCTGGTAGTGGTTGGCGGCCATGTGCTGGAGGAGGCCGAGGATGAGGACAGGGGGCTGGAGATGCCGTCCACCCCCAGGAACTTCGCCTTCTACAACCCCAAAAGCA GGCAATGGATGGCTCTGCCCGACTTCCCTGATTACAACAAATGGGGCTTTTCCCTGGTGGCTCTGAACAATGATGTATACGTCACAG GCGGCTCCCGGGGGTCCCAGAATGACACGTGGTCAACGACCCAGGCCTGGTGCTTCTGCCCAAGGGATGGTGCCTGGAAGCGCATCGCTTCCATGCTGAAAGCCCGGACAAACCACACCAGCGCCATCCTCAATGGAGAGATCTATGTCATTGGGG GGACGACAGTAGACGCAGTGGAGGTGGAATGCTACGACCCCTACAACAAGAGCTGGTGTGCCATCAGCCCAGCCCTCAAGTACGTGAGCAATTTTGCGGCCGCCAGCTGCTTGGGCAAGCTCTACCTGGTGGGCTCCTGCGCTGTCAAGTACAACGCGCTCACCCTGCAGTGCTACAACCCTGTCCAAG CTGCAGGCTCGGCAATGCTTTTTTCGGTCGCTAGCAGCTGCATCAAGAGCCGAGGTTGGGACGTGCTGCTGACGGCTGCTCCTTGCAGATTTGTGGAGTGTGATCACTTCCCCCTTCATCCCCAAGTACCTCTCGGCCCCACGCTGTGCCACCCTGCGTGGGCTCATCTACCTCATTGGGGACAACACCAAGAAGGTCTACGTATACAACCCAGAGGCCAACATCTGGCAGAAG GTGCAGCTCCTGCACACGCTTCATGA
- the KLHL30 gene encoding kelch-like protein 30 isoform X7 codes for MLRNVDDFDFCLPSHAQGVLEGLQRLRANPKLADVTLVAGGREFPCHRGVLALCSHYFHAMFSGDFAESIAARVELKEVDPGALEMLLDFAYTGKVTINQGNVEGLMRTSSQLHFPTIQKVCSRYLRQQMDATNCLGICEFGESHGCPEVSSKAWSFLQENFEAVSLQEEFLQLSKERLATYLSNNLLQVQEEQSLAEAVLRWVRHDPGPRAQFLPELLELAHLVSLPDQYLQNLLATEPLVRDSDASKALVARCRAMGQSDASAQKNPLTPLQKLEEVLVVVGGHVLEEAEDEDRGLEMPSTPRNFAFYNPKSRQWMALPDFPDYNKWGFSLVALNNDVYVTGGSRGSQNDTWSTTQAWCFCPRDGAWKRIASMLKARTNHTSAILNGEIYVIGGTTVDAVEVECYDPYNKSWCAISPALKYVSNFAAASCLGKLYLVGSCAVKYNALTLQCYNPVQDLWSVITSPFIPKYLSAPRCATLRGLIYLIGDNTKKVYVYNPEANIWQKVQLLHTLHENGGMVPLGDQLFVTGGHWKGMDGDYRVEMEVYDCAKDLWTREGSLPCLWLFHSSSSIFLDTSKWTEAFQGAHGW; via the exons ATGCTGAGGAACGTGGACGACTTTGACTTCTGCCTGCCTTCGCACGCCCAGGGTGTGCTGGAGGGCTTGCAGCGGCTGCGTGCCAACCCCAAACTGGCGGATGTGACGCTGGTGGCAGGCGGGCGGGAGTTCCCCTGCCACCGCGGGGTCCTGGCCCTCTGCAGCCACTACTTCCATGCCATGTTCTCTGGCGACTTCGCCGAGAGCATCGCCGCACGGGTGGAGCTGAAGGAGGTGGACCCTGGCGCGCTGGAGATGCTGCTCGACTTCGCCTACACCGGGAAGGTCACCATCAACCAGGGCAACGTGGAGGGGCTGATGCGGACCTCCAGCCAGCTCCACTTCCCCACTATCCAGAAGGTCTGCAGCCGCTACCTCCGGCAGCAGATGGATGCCACCAACTGCCTAGGTATCTGCGAGTTCGGTGAGAGCCACGGCTGCCCCGAGGTCTCCTCCAAGGCCTGGTCTTTCTTGCAGGAGAACTTTGAAGCTGTCTCTCTGCAGGAGGAGTTCCTCCAACTCTCCAAGGAGAGGTTGGCCACCTACCTCTCCAACAACCTGCTGCAggtgcaggaggagcagagcctggctgagGCCGTGCTGCGCTGGGTACGCCACGACCCGGGGCCCCGAGCCCAGTTCCTGCCcgagctgctggagctggcccACCTCGTCTCGCTGCCTGATCAGTACCTGCAGAACCTGCTTGCCACTGAACCCCTCGTCCGTGACTCGGATGCCAGCAAGGCCCTAGTTGCCCGATGCCGTGCCATG GGGCAGAGCGATGCCAGTGCCCAGAAGAACCCCCTGACGCCACTGCAGAAGCTGGAGGAGGTGCTGGTAGTGGTTGGCGGCCATGTGCTGGAGGAGGCCGAGGATGAGGACAGGGGGCTGGAGATGCCGTCCACCCCCAGGAACTTCGCCTTCTACAACCCCAAAAGCA GGCAATGGATGGCTCTGCCCGACTTCCCTGATTACAACAAATGGGGCTTTTCCCTGGTGGCTCTGAACAATGATGTATACGTCACAG GCGGCTCCCGGGGGTCCCAGAATGACACGTGGTCAACGACCCAGGCCTGGTGCTTCTGCCCAAGGGATGGTGCCTGGAAGCGCATCGCTTCCATGCTGAAAGCCCGGACAAACCACACCAGCGCCATCCTCAATGGAGAGATCTATGTCATTGGGG GGACGACAGTAGACGCAGTGGAGGTGGAATGCTACGACCCCTACAACAAGAGCTGGTGTGCCATCAGCCCAGCCCTCAAGTACGTGAGCAATTTTGCGGCCGCCAGCTGCTTGGGCAAGCTCTACCTGGTGGGCTCCTGCGCTGTCAAGTACAACGCGCTCACCCTGCAGTGCTACAACCCTGTCCAAG ATTTGTGGAGTGTGATCACTTCCCCCTTCATCCCCAAGTACCTCTCGGCCCCACGCTGTGCCACCCTGCGTGGGCTCATCTACCTCATTGGGGACAACACCAAGAAGGTCTACGTATACAACCCAGAGGCCAACATCTGGCAGAAG GTGCAGCTCCTGCACACGCTTCATGAGAACGGCGGGATGGTACCACTGGGCGACCAGCTCTTTGTCACTGGTGGCCACTGGAAGGGCATGGACGGGGACTACCGGGTGGAGATGGAGGTGTATGACTGCGCCAAGGACCTCTGGACACGGGAgggctccctgccctgcctctggCTCTTCCACAGCTCCTCCTCCATCTTCCTGGACACCTCCAAGTGGACGGAGGCTTTCCAGGGTGCCCATGGGTGGTAG
- the KLHL30 gene encoding kelch-like protein 30 isoform X6, with protein MPPKNSVFPRLGWIPCRAGVSLPGAGTAATSLLVGRLEVCKAQGPAAIPSTMLRNVDDFDFCLPSHAQGVLEGLQRLRANPKLADVTLVAGGREFPCHRGVLALCSHYFHAMFSGDFAESIAARVELKEVDPGALEMLLDFAYTGKVTINQGNVEGLMRTSSQLHFPTIQKVCSRYLRQQMDATNCLGICEFGESHGCPEVSSKAWSFLQENFEAVSLQEEFLQLSKERLATYLSNNLLQVQEEQSLAEAVLRWVRHDPGPRAQFLPELLELAHLVSLPDQYLQNLLATEPLVRDSDASKALVARCRAMGQSDASAQKNPLTPLQKLEEVLVVVGGHVLEEAEDEDRGLEMPSTPRNFAFYNPKSRQWMALPDFPDYNKWGFSLVALNNDVYVTGGSRGSQNDTWSTTQAWCFCPRDGAWKRIASMLKARTNHTSAILNGEIYVIGGTTVDAVEVECYDPYNKSWCAISPALKYVSNFAAASCLGKLYLVGSCAVKYNALTLQCYNPVQDLWSVITSPFIPKYLSAPRCATLRGLIYLIGDNTKKVYVYNPEANIWQKVQLLHTLHENGGMVPLGDQLFVTGGHWKGMDGDYRVEMEVYDCAKDLWTREGSLPCLWLFHSSSSIFLDTSKWTEAFQGAHGW; from the exons ATGCCGCCTAAAAATAGCGTGTTCCCCCGTCTCGGCTGGATCCCGTGTCGCGCCGGAGTGTCCCTCCCCGGTGCCGGGACAGCGGCCACTTCCCTCCTGGTGGGCCGGCTGGAGGTCTGCAAAGCCCAG GGCCCCGCGGCCATCCCCAGCACCATGCTGAGGAACGTGGACGACTTTGACTTCTGCCTGCCTTCGCACGCCCAGGGTGTGCTGGAGGGCTTGCAGCGGCTGCGTGCCAACCCCAAACTGGCGGATGTGACGCTGGTGGCAGGCGGGCGGGAGTTCCCCTGCCACCGCGGGGTCCTGGCCCTCTGCAGCCACTACTTCCATGCCATGTTCTCTGGCGACTTCGCCGAGAGCATCGCCGCACGGGTGGAGCTGAAGGAGGTGGACCCTGGCGCGCTGGAGATGCTGCTCGACTTCGCCTACACCGGGAAGGTCACCATCAACCAGGGCAACGTGGAGGGGCTGATGCGGACCTCCAGCCAGCTCCACTTCCCCACTATCCAGAAGGTCTGCAGCCGCTACCTCCGGCAGCAGATGGATGCCACCAACTGCCTAGGTATCTGCGAGTTCGGTGAGAGCCACGGCTGCCCCGAGGTCTCCTCCAAGGCCTGGTCTTTCTTGCAGGAGAACTTTGAAGCTGTCTCTCTGCAGGAGGAGTTCCTCCAACTCTCCAAGGAGAGGTTGGCCACCTACCTCTCCAACAACCTGCTGCAggtgcaggaggagcagagcctggctgagGCCGTGCTGCGCTGGGTACGCCACGACCCGGGGCCCCGAGCCCAGTTCCTGCCcgagctgctggagctggcccACCTCGTCTCGCTGCCTGATCAGTACCTGCAGAACCTGCTTGCCACTGAACCCCTCGTCCGTGACTCGGATGCCAGCAAGGCCCTAGTTGCCCGATGCCGTGCCATG GGGCAGAGCGATGCCAGTGCCCAGAAGAACCCCCTGACGCCACTGCAGAAGCTGGAGGAGGTGCTGGTAGTGGTTGGCGGCCATGTGCTGGAGGAGGCCGAGGATGAGGACAGGGGGCTGGAGATGCCGTCCACCCCCAGGAACTTCGCCTTCTACAACCCCAAAAGCA GGCAATGGATGGCTCTGCCCGACTTCCCTGATTACAACAAATGGGGCTTTTCCCTGGTGGCTCTGAACAATGATGTATACGTCACAG GCGGCTCCCGGGGGTCCCAGAATGACACGTGGTCAACGACCCAGGCCTGGTGCTTCTGCCCAAGGGATGGTGCCTGGAAGCGCATCGCTTCCATGCTGAAAGCCCGGACAAACCACACCAGCGCCATCCTCAATGGAGAGATCTATGTCATTGGGG GGACGACAGTAGACGCAGTGGAGGTGGAATGCTACGACCCCTACAACAAGAGCTGGTGTGCCATCAGCCCAGCCCTCAAGTACGTGAGCAATTTTGCGGCCGCCAGCTGCTTGGGCAAGCTCTACCTGGTGGGCTCCTGCGCTGTCAAGTACAACGCGCTCACCCTGCAGTGCTACAACCCTGTCCAAG ATTTGTGGAGTGTGATCACTTCCCCCTTCATCCCCAAGTACCTCTCGGCCCCACGCTGTGCCACCCTGCGTGGGCTCATCTACCTCATTGGGGACAACACCAAGAAGGTCTACGTATACAACCCAGAGGCCAACATCTGGCAGAAG GTGCAGCTCCTGCACACGCTTCATGAGAACGGCGGGATGGTACCACTGGGCGACCAGCTCTTTGTCACTGGTGGCCACTGGAAGGGCATGGACGGGGACTACCGGGTGGAGATGGAGGTGTATGACTGCGCCAAGGACCTCTGGACACGGGAgggctccctgccctgcctctggCTCTTCCACAGCTCCTCCTCCATCTTCCTGGACACCTCCAAGTGGACGGAGGCTTTCCAGGGTGCCCATGGGTGGTAG